The DNA window GTTCGCGAACTGCTGGTCCGGCAGCTGAAGCTGCTCGCCCTCAAAATTCTGGCCGAACTCCGGGTTCATCCAGTCGTCCAGGTCGAGCGTCGGGTTTGTAAACTCGCTGCCCGCCCCGTTCATGTAGTCGGTCAGGTTGACCGCGCTCTGAAGGCGGATGTGGGTGCCGATGAGGTCGGCGTCGTTGACGTAGATGTCGTAGACGCTCCGGCCGGACGCGAGCTGCGTCTGGAGCTTCTCGACCAGGTCGCCCTCACCGATAATGTTGTGGGTCACGTTAATGCCCGTGATCTCGGTAAAGGCTTGGGCGAGCGTCTCCGATTCCCACGTGTGGGTCTTAATCGTCTCGGCCACCGACTCGACGTCGGTGCCGCGGAGCTGCTCGGCATTTTCCGCGAACCACATCAGCTCGTCGATCTGCTCCTTCAGCGTGAGGACCGACGGCTGAAACTCCATCGCGTACTTGACGGCGGCCCGCTTGCGGTCGTTCATGGGGCCGTACTCGTTCTGGGCGTACTCCCGGGCTTCCTCCCGCGTGATGTCGGGATAGTTGGGCTCATCGGGAAAGTCCTGCGCCTGCGCGGACGCGAGGGGTTGGAGGAGGAGGGCCGCGACGCAGAGGGCGACTGGCATCAGCCAGCCGCGGCGCGGCGCATGGGGTTGGTAAGAGGTGCTCATAGCAAAGCCACCGTTGGTAATGAAAGAAGTCGTTGAGGACGATCAGGCGTCGAAGAACAAAGGAGCGCCCCAGTGGACACGACCCGTCTCGAGGGCCCCGTAAGCGCTTCCGTAGCCCTGGAGGGACGGTCGCGGCTGCCTTCATTAGTCTAGAGGGCAGTATAGAAAGCGCTTTTCTTCATCGATAGTCTAATCTTCCGAGAAAATGATTCCATCTTCCCAAAGTGGCGCCGCCGTCTAACGAGGCACGAGGGGACGGCCGGTTGGCCGACGCAGTGTCGACCGCGCGGCCCGACGGCCCTGTTTGCCCGCGATGGGAATTGCGGCCGTGAGGGAAGCCGTGCGTCTTCGGGCCATGCGGGGCACGACCGTGAGGGCTAGGCCATTAGCGCCGTCCCCCCGGCGGGCCCCAGGGGCCGGATGTCCGGGGGAGGAATCACCAATCCGCCCGGCGCCGGCCTAGAAAAAGTTGATGGTGCCGATAATGGACAGCGCCCCGAGGAGGAGCACCGCCCACACGGCCGTCGGCCCCACCAGGTAGAGCCACAGGCAAAAGAGGGCGCCCGTCATCAGCAGGCCCATGAAGAAGCGATCGCCCCGGGTGGTCTCGATGGGGAGGAGCCCCTGGCGTGCCCATCCGGGCTCCTTCATGTCCCAGATCGTCAGGCTGATGAGCAGCAGAATGATCGACCCGAGGAAGATGAGGGTGGGGGACGTCCAGTTCATCCAGTCGGGGGGAAGAGAGAGCATGGGGACCAGTGGGGTGGAGTGAGGCAGGGGGCGGGAGGGGCGGCAACGCCGCTACACGCGGCCCATGGAGAAGCCCGTGGCCAGGAGGTCGCGGACGAGGTACACGATGATGGCCCCGGGAATCATGGCGATCACACCCGCCGCGGCCAGCACGCCCCAGTCCCAGCCGCCGGCGCCGAGGCTCCGGGTCAGGGTAACGGTAATCGGCTGTGCGGCCTCGTTGGTGAGGGTGCGGGCGAGAAGCAGCTCAACCCAGGAGAACATGAACGTCAGAAACGCCGTCACCGCGATGCCGGGCTTGATCAACGGGAGGAAGATGTTCCAGCAGAAGCTGGTGAAGCTGTGCCCGTCGATAAAGGCCATCTCGTCGATCTCCTTCGGGATGCCGGACATGAACCCCTCCAGAATCCAGATGGCCAGCGGCAGGTTGAACAGGCAGTGTGCCAGCGCGACCGCCCAGTAGGTGTCGATCAGGTTTAGGTTCGAGTAGAGGATGAAGAACGGCACCATGAAGGCCGCCGGGGGCGCCATCCGGTTCGTCAGGAACCAGAAGAACAGGTGCTTGTCGCCCCGAAAGTCCCAGCGCGAAAAGGCGTAGGCGGCGGGGAGGGCCGCGATGGTCACGAACACCACGTTCATGGAGGCCATGATGATGGAGTTGATGTACCCGGCCCGCCAAAACTCCGAGGTCAGAATCTCCTCGTAGTTCGCGAGCGTGAACTCGTGCGGATACAGCGTCAGCCGACTCAGAATCTCGGAGTTCGGCTTGAACGACATGTTGACCATCCAGTAGATTGGTATCAGGATGAATACCAAAAACAGGATGAGATAATACTTTTTATTCATTGGTCACCACCTGCACCTTGTCCGAGGTTAAGCATGACGATGTAAATCACGAAGGAGATAAGGATCACGATGAAGAAGTAGATCAGCGACGTCGCCGCGCCTCTTCCCATCTGAAATC is part of the Salinibacter ruber DSM 13855 genome and encodes:
- a CDS encoding DUF2160 family membrane protein, translated to MLSLPPDWMNWTSPTLIFLGSIILLLISLTIWDMKEPGWARQGLLPIETTRGDRFFMGLLMTGALFCLWLYLVGPTAVWAVLLLGALSIIGTINFF
- a CDS encoding carbohydrate ABC transporter permease; translation: MNKKYYLILFLVFILIPIYWMVNMSFKPNSEILSRLTLYPHEFTLANYEEILTSEFWRAGYINSIIMASMNVVFVTIAALPAAYAFSRWDFRGDKHLFFWFLTNRMAPPAAFMVPFFILYSNLNLIDTYWAVALAHCLFNLPLAIWILEGFMSGIPKEIDEMAFIDGHSFTSFCWNIFLPLIKPGIAVTAFLTFMFSWVELLLARTLTNEAAQPITVTLTRSLGAGGWDWGVLAAAGVIAMIPGAIIVYLVRDLLATGFSMGRV